Proteins from one Streptomyces caniferus genomic window:
- a CDS encoding amino acid ABC transporter permease, which translates to MTTALYDVPGPRTKARHRLYGLVSTVLILALIGWVLYLLFATGQFTAPKWTPFTYKGIQELLLRGLGNTLKAFALAAVLSLALGGVLATGRLSEHRALRWVCTLLVEFFRAMPVLVMIFFIYVALKAEPLIALVAGLTLYNGSVLAEVFRTGVHSVDRGQREAAYALGMGKTQVMTHVLVPQAVRAMLPAIISQLVVALKDTSLGYLITYEEFLHAGKLIASNLDYDLPFIPVVMIISPIYIGMCMLLSWLAYWVSKRQRRNPKVEGVEVAAPEPGTLLPGGHQPPR; encoded by the coding sequence ATGACCACCGCCCTCTACGACGTCCCCGGCCCGCGGACCAAAGCGCGGCACCGGCTCTACGGGCTGGTCTCGACGGTGCTGATCCTCGCCCTGATCGGCTGGGTCCTCTACCTCCTCTTCGCCACCGGCCAGTTCACCGCGCCGAAGTGGACTCCCTTCACCTACAAGGGAATTCAGGAGCTGCTGCTACGGGGCCTCGGCAACACCCTGAAGGCCTTCGCCCTCGCGGCGGTGCTGTCGCTGGCGCTGGGCGGGGTGCTGGCGACCGGCCGGCTCTCGGAACACCGGGCCCTGCGCTGGGTGTGCACGCTGCTGGTGGAGTTCTTCCGCGCCATGCCCGTACTGGTCATGATCTTCTTCATCTATGTGGCGCTGAAGGCCGAGCCGCTGATCGCGCTGGTCGCCGGCCTGACCCTCTACAACGGCTCGGTGCTCGCCGAGGTCTTCCGTACCGGCGTCCACTCCGTCGACCGCGGCCAGCGGGAGGCCGCTTATGCGCTCGGCATGGGCAAGACCCAGGTCATGACGCACGTCCTGGTGCCGCAGGCGGTCCGGGCGATGCTCCCGGCGATCATCAGCCAGCTGGTGGTCGCCCTGAAGGACACCTCGCTCGGCTACCTCATCACCTACGAGGAGTTCCTGCACGCCGGCAAGCTGATCGCCTCCAACCTCGACTACGACCTGCCGTTCATCCCCGTCGTCATGATCATCTCGCCGATCTACATCGGGATGTGCATGCTGCTCTCCTGGCTGGCCTACTGGGTCTCCAAGCGGCAGCGGCGCAATCCCAAGGTGGAGGGCGTCGAGGTGGCCGCCCCGGAGCCGGGCACCCTGCTGCCGGGAGGCCATCAACCGCCCAGGTGA
- a CDS encoding amino acid ABC transporter permease, protein MNVLLDNLSLYGKGLLGTVELTVFASLLALVLGFLMAAFRVAPVGSLRAFGTAWVTVLRNTPLTLLFFAVVLGLPRFGFVLPFNLFAILALGCYTSAFICEAVRSGINTVPVGQGEAARSLGMTFPQTLGGIVLPQAFRSVIPPIGSTLIALAKNSAIAGAFSVTELLGVYKPLSELGYSIIWTFVWIAVGYLIVTLTISALFNVLEKRYGVAR, encoded by the coding sequence ATGAACGTTCTCCTCGACAACCTCTCCCTCTACGGGAAGGGCCTGCTGGGCACCGTCGAACTCACCGTCTTCGCCTCGCTGCTCGCGCTCGTCCTCGGTTTCCTGATGGCCGCGTTCCGGGTGGCGCCGGTCGGCTCGCTGCGGGCCTTCGGCACGGCATGGGTGACGGTGCTGCGCAACACGCCGCTGACGCTGCTGTTCTTCGCGGTGGTGCTGGGCCTGCCACGCTTCGGCTTCGTCCTGCCCTTCAACCTCTTCGCCATCCTCGCGCTGGGCTGCTACACCTCCGCCTTCATCTGCGAGGCGGTGCGCTCCGGCATCAACACCGTGCCGGTCGGGCAGGGCGAGGCGGCCCGCAGCCTGGGCATGACCTTCCCGCAGACGCTGGGCGGGATCGTCCTCCCGCAGGCCTTCCGGTCCGTCATCCCGCCCATCGGCTCCACCCTGATCGCGCTGGCCAAGAACTCCGCGATCGCCGGCGCGTTCAGCGTCACCGAACTCCTCGGGGTCTACAAGCCGCTCAGCGAACTGGGCTACAGCATCATCTGGACCTTCGTCTGGATCGCCGTCGGCTACCTGATCGTGACCTTGACCATCAGCGCGCTCTTCAACGTGCTGGAGAAGCGCTACGGAGTCGCTCGATGA
- a CDS encoding glutamate ABC transporter substrate-binding protein — MPHSHSSPLRRALVGRVLVVFAVLALALSGCGREGSPPAKGPKGSELPQYPVAKNFSLPDSPTWTKAKRRGHLVIGVKEDQPYLGERDPASGQYTGFDIEIAKMMSAALGFPPHTIEFKTIASANRETALQNGQIDLYVGTYTINDKRKKLVGFAGPYYMAGQSLLVRADENDIHGPQDLAGKRVCSAAGSTPYQRIQAEYPKAVLVSYDTYSVCVDNLLTYQVDAVTTDDAILLGYAAKVPDELKVVGKPFSEEPYGIGVPRGDNALRLALDDALAANEKNGNWQKAYEATLGTSGVPAPKPPPINRYPAS, encoded by the coding sequence ATGCCGCACAGCCACTCCTCGCCCCTGCGCCGTGCCCTCGTGGGCCGCGTGCTCGTCGTGTTCGCCGTGCTCGCGCTGGCCCTCTCCGGCTGCGGCCGGGAAGGGAGCCCGCCGGCCAAGGGCCCCAAGGGCAGCGAACTGCCGCAGTACCCGGTCGCCAAGAACTTCTCGCTGCCCGACTCCCCGACCTGGACGAAGGCCAAGCGCCGCGGCCATCTCGTCATCGGCGTCAAGGAGGACCAGCCCTACCTCGGCGAGCGGGACCCGGCCTCTGGCCAGTACACCGGCTTCGACATCGAGATCGCCAAGATGATGTCCGCCGCCCTCGGCTTCCCTCCCCACACCATCGAGTTCAAGACGATCGCCTCCGCCAACCGCGAGACCGCCCTCCAGAACGGCCAGATCGACCTCTACGTCGGCACCTACACCATCAACGACAAGCGCAAGAAGCTGGTGGGCTTCGCCGGTCCCTACTACATGGCGGGCCAGTCGCTGCTGGTGCGCGCCGACGAGAACGACATCCACGGCCCCCAGGATCTGGCCGGCAAACGCGTCTGCTCGGCGGCCGGCTCGACCCCCTACCAGCGCATCCAGGCCGAGTACCCCAAGGCCGTACTGGTCTCCTACGACACCTACTCGGTGTGCGTGGACAACCTGCTCACCTACCAGGTCGACGCGGTCACCACCGACGACGCGATCCTGCTGGGGTACGCCGCCAAGGTGCCCGACGAGCTGAAGGTGGTCGGCAAGCCGTTCTCCGAGGAGCCGTACGGCATCGGCGTTCCCCGGGGAGACAACGCGCTGCGGCTCGCGCTGGATGACGCGCTCGCCGCGAACGAGAAGAACGGCAACTGGCAGAAGGCGTACGAGGCGACCCTCGGGACGTCCGGCGTGCCCGCCCCCAAGCCGCCCCCGATCAACCGCTACCCGGCGTCCTGA
- a CDS encoding amino acid ABC transporter ATP-binding protein, giving the protein MAGDALIELRGVNKHYGKLHVLRDIDLTVGRGEVVVVIGPSGSGKSTLCRAINRLETVESGAIELDGQPLPEEGRALAQLRAEVGMVFQSFNLFAHKTVLDNLMLAPMKVRKKKKDEAARRARELLDRVGLASQADKYPAQLSGGQQQRVAIARALAMDPKALLFDEPTSALDPEMINEVLEVMRQLARDGMTMVVVTHEMGFARSAANRVVFMDDGRIVEDRTPEDFFTAPRSERAKDFLSKILKH; this is encoded by the coding sequence ATGGCCGGTGATGCGCTGATTGAACTGCGCGGGGTCAACAAGCACTACGGAAAACTGCATGTCCTGCGGGACATCGACCTCACCGTCGGCCGCGGGGAGGTGGTCGTGGTCATCGGGCCCTCCGGGTCCGGGAAGTCCACCCTGTGCCGGGCCATCAACCGCCTGGAGACCGTCGAGTCGGGCGCCATCGAGCTGGACGGGCAGCCGCTGCCCGAAGAGGGCCGCGCGCTGGCCCAGTTGCGTGCCGAAGTCGGCATGGTCTTCCAGTCCTTCAACCTCTTCGCCCACAAGACGGTGCTGGACAACCTGATGCTGGCGCCGATGAAGGTCCGGAAGAAGAAGAAGGACGAGGCCGCGCGGCGCGCCCGTGAACTCCTGGACCGGGTGGGGCTCGCCTCCCAGGCCGACAAGTACCCGGCGCAGCTCTCCGGCGGCCAGCAGCAGCGCGTCGCCATCGCCCGGGCACTCGCCATGGACCCCAAGGCGCTGCTCTTCGACGAACCGACCTCCGCCCTCGACCCGGAGATGATCAACGAGGTGCTGGAAGTCATGCGGCAGCTCGCCCGGGACGGCATGACGATGGTCGTGGTCACCCATGAGATGGGCTTCGCCCGCTCCGCCGCCAACCGTGTGGTGTTCATGGACGACGGCCGCATCGTCGAGGACCGCACCCCCGAGGACTTCTTCACCGCGCCGCGCAGCGAACGGGCGAAGGACTTCCTCTCCAAGATCCTCAAGCACTGA
- a CDS encoding DUF6278 family protein, whose amino-acid sequence MNMSFLDRWRKRQRAHRSVPLAESVRADPDSVVELLSECELLRAQAATAGVELDDSVGSLEALDQLQPVWRDDPEVLPWLGNDAGLYLGTVLVRTVRGAVWHVWPDGQPVVRLASGREIDVVATGHEWADVGAPELSQVYAEASES is encoded by the coding sequence ATGAACATGTCTTTCCTGGACAGGTGGCGCAAGCGGCAGCGCGCACACCGGTCCGTACCGCTGGCGGAGTCGGTGCGCGCCGATCCCGACAGCGTCGTGGAGCTGCTGTCCGAGTGCGAACTCCTGCGGGCCCAGGCCGCCACCGCGGGCGTGGAACTGGACGACTCCGTAGGGTCGTTGGAGGCGCTGGACCAGCTGCAGCCCGTATGGCGGGACGACCCGGAGGTGCTGCCCTGGCTCGGCAACGACGCCGGTCTCTACCTCGGCACGGTCCTGGTCCGCACGGTGCGCGGCGCCGTCTGGCACGTATGGCCGGACGGGCAGCCGGTGGTCCGGCTGGCGTCCGGGCGGGAGATCGACGTGGTGGCCACGGGTCACGAGTGGGCCGATGTCGGCGCGCCCGAGTTGTCGCAGGTCTACGCCGAGGCCTCGGAGAGCTGA
- a CDS encoding SGNH/GDSL hydrolase family protein, with amino-acid sequence MRGRRWGTALVLLLTATALPATDAGTATAVAAHRPRLPLPLARLFDNRAVSDNSRPGAADFDGAGHSLSAQDLAAAGWSPGSTPTLDGARLRLPRTAPGTPDNVVADGQQVTVGGRGEALTFLVAGTGGAPSGTGTVRYRDGSHSSYELTAPDWRSGPLATKAVTLPHINGPGGQLPGAARLYAVTVALRAGRELSSVVLPEPAAASGALHVFAVSVRDSGRGRTGSWAASTAGYRAVGPWTDRTLRLVVHSGAGGPRARIRIANTFAAAPVDIGAASIAVRGAGAAADRAPVPLTFAKGHRGVRVPAGAEAFSDPVDFTVPAGTDLVVSIHLPGTVTAAPVHQEAAQLSYLSAAGSGDRTADTTGAAYPETMTFWPFLTGVDVAGGPGSIVALGDSITDGVKSTSGANRRWPDVLARRFQAQHALPRYGVVNQGISANRIVTDRYPGDGVSTDTGGVSAQHRLERDVLAQPSARTVVVFEGINDVRWGTSADEVIAGLRALARRSHERGLRVVVATVAPCEGYPDCSPAVEARRQAVNAFVRDQAGTVFDATLDFDAVLRDPQRPARLLPAYDSGDHLHPGDTGLEALGNAVDLRALVPERD; translated from the coding sequence ATGCGTGGACGACGATGGGGCACCGCCCTGGTCCTGCTGCTCACCGCGACCGCACTGCCGGCCACCGATGCCGGAACCGCGACGGCCGTCGCGGCGCACCGCCCGCGCCTCCCACTGCCCTTGGCGCGACTCTTCGACAACCGGGCCGTCAGCGACAACTCCCGGCCCGGCGCGGCCGACTTCGACGGTGCGGGCCACTCGCTGTCCGCTCAGGACCTCGCGGCGGCCGGCTGGTCGCCCGGGAGCACCCCGACCCTCGACGGAGCCCGGCTCCGCCTGCCGCGCACCGCGCCCGGAACGCCGGACAACGTGGTGGCGGACGGTCAGCAGGTGACCGTGGGCGGCCGGGGCGAGGCGCTCACCTTCCTGGTCGCCGGGACGGGCGGTGCCCCCTCGGGCACCGGGACCGTGCGCTACCGGGACGGCTCGCACAGCAGCTATGAACTCACCGCCCCCGACTGGCGGTCGGGGCCGCTCGCCACCAAGGCGGTGACGCTGCCGCATATCAACGGTCCGGGCGGGCAGCTGCCCGGGGCGGCCCGGCTGTATGCGGTGACCGTGGCGCTGCGGGCGGGGCGGGAGCTGAGCTCGGTGGTGCTGCCCGAGCCGGCCGCCGCGTCCGGCGCGCTGCATGTGTTCGCGGTGTCCGTACGGGACAGCGGGCGCGGCAGGACCGGGAGTTGGGCCGCGAGCACGGCCGGCTACCGGGCGGTCGGCCCCTGGACCGACCGTACGCTGCGACTGGTGGTGCACAGCGGCGCGGGCGGGCCGCGGGCGCGCATACGGATCGCCAACACCTTCGCCGCCGCGCCGGTGGACATCGGAGCGGCCAGCATCGCGGTGCGTGGCGCGGGGGCGGCGGCGGACCGCGCGCCGGTACCGCTGACCTTCGCGAAGGGGCACCGGGGCGTGCGCGTTCCGGCCGGGGCCGAGGCGTTCAGCGATCCCGTCGACTTCACCGTCCCGGCCGGCACCGACCTCGTGGTGAGCATCCATTTGCCGGGGACGGTGACGGCGGCGCCGGTGCACCAGGAGGCGGCCCAGCTGTCGTACCTGAGCGCCGCGGGCAGCGGGGACCGCACCGCGGACACCACGGGCGCGGCCTACCCGGAGACGATGACCTTCTGGCCGTTCCTGACGGGCGTCGATGTCGCGGGCGGCCCCGGCTCGATCGTGGCCCTGGGCGATTCGATCACCGACGGGGTGAAGTCGACGAGCGGCGCCAACCGGCGCTGGCCCGATGTGCTGGCCCGCCGCTTCCAGGCGCAGCACGCGCTGCCCCGCTACGGCGTGGTCAACCAGGGCATCTCGGCGAACCGCATCGTCACCGACCGCTATCCGGGCGACGGGGTCAGCACGGACACCGGAGGGGTGAGCGCCCAGCACCGGCTGGAGCGCGATGTGCTGGCGCAGCCCTCGGCGCGGACGGTGGTGGTGTTCGAGGGCATCAACGATGTGCGCTGGGGGACCTCGGCCGATGAGGTCATCGCCGGGCTGCGGGCCCTTGCGCGGCGTTCGCACGAGCGGGGGCTGCGGGTGGTGGTGGCGACCGTCGCGCCGTGCGAGGGCTACCCCGACTGCAGCCCGGCCGTGGAGGCCCGCCGCCAGGCCGTCAACGCGTTCGTACGCGACCAGGCCGGCACGGTCTTCGACGCCACGCTGGACTTCGACGCGGTGCTCCGCGATCCGCAGCGGCCCGCCCGGCTGCTGCCCGCCTACGACAGCGGTGACCACCTCCACCCCGGCGACACGGGCCTGGAGGCACTCGGCAACGCCGTGGACCTCCGGGCGCTGGTGCCGGAGCGGGACTGA
- a CDS encoding exodeoxyribonuclease III, with translation MRIATWNVNSITARLPRLLAWLESTGTDVLCIQETKCTAEQFPYDQLRELGYEAAVNADGRWNGVALVSKVGLDDVVMGLPGGPEYDGVQEPRAVSATCGPARVWSVYVPNGREVGHAHYTYKLGWFEALKAAVAEDAAGSRPFAVLGDYNVAPTDEDVWDPAVFEGATHVTPAERAALTALREAGLSDVVPRPLKYDRPYTYWDYRQLAFPKNRGMRIDLVYGNEPFAKAVSDAYVDREERKGKGASDHAPVVVDLDV, from the coding sequence ATGCGCATCGCGACCTGGAACGTCAATTCGATCACCGCCCGCCTCCCGAGGCTGCTGGCCTGGCTGGAGAGCACCGGCACGGACGTGCTGTGCATCCAGGAGACCAAGTGCACCGCCGAGCAGTTCCCGTACGACCAGCTGCGCGAGCTCGGCTACGAAGCCGCGGTCAACGCCGACGGCAGGTGGAACGGCGTGGCGCTGGTGTCCAAGGTGGGTCTCGACGACGTCGTCATGGGCCTGCCCGGCGGCCCGGAGTACGACGGGGTGCAGGAGCCGCGGGCCGTCTCGGCGACCTGCGGCCCGGCCCGGGTGTGGTCGGTGTACGTCCCCAACGGCCGCGAGGTCGGTCATGCGCACTACACCTACAAGCTCGGCTGGTTCGAGGCGCTGAAGGCGGCGGTCGCCGAGGACGCGGCGGGCTCCCGCCCGTTCGCTGTCCTCGGCGACTACAACGTCGCACCGACCGACGAGGACGTCTGGGACCCGGCCGTCTTCGAGGGCGCCACCCATGTCACGCCCGCCGAGCGCGCCGCCCTGACCGCCCTGCGCGAGGCGGGTCTGTCGGACGTCGTGCCGCGCCCCCTCAAGTACGACCGGCCCTACACCTACTGGGACTACCGCCAGCTCGCCTTCCCCAAGAACCGCGGGATGCGCATCGACCTCGTCTACGGCAACGAGCCGTTCGCCAAGGCCGTCTCGGACGCCTATGTGGACCGTGAGGAGCGCAAGGGCAAGGGCGCCTCGGACCACGCCCCGGTCGTGGTGGACCTCGACGTCTAG